One window of Nymphaea colorata isolate Beijing-Zhang1983 chromosome 1, ASM883128v2, whole genome shotgun sequence genomic DNA carries:
- the LOC116254627 gene encoding ultraviolet-B receptor UVR8 isoform X2, protein MAEDEVSSGRTSRRVILISAGASHSVVLLTGNVVCSWGRGEDGQLGHGDAEDRLLPTVLSALNDHEIVSVTSGADHTTAYSETLAQVYSWGWGDFGRLGHGNSSDVFTPQPIKALQGLKIKQIACGDSHCLAVTIHGDVQSWGRNQNGQLGLGNTEDSLIPQKIQAFEGISVKMVAAGAEHTAAVTDDGELYGWGWGRYGNLGLGDRNDRLVPQRVDATDGQKMALVACGWRHTISVSSSGRLYTYGWSKYGQLGHGDYEDHLVPHLLEALSNDCISQISGGWRHTMALTSDGRLYGWGWNKFGQVGVGDFIDHCSPQEVKFPSEQKVVQVSCGWRHTLAITDKGNVFSWGRGTCGQLGHGDSIDRNLPKVIEVLSVDGSGCEQMDYSRTDPLSGKSLVSPTDRYAVVPDDNQTGTSLMESKSTSSDASVPGSDVKRVRV, encoded by the exons ATGGCAGAGGACGAGGTGAGCAGCGGTAGGACATCGCGGAGGGTTATCCTCATCTCCGCCGGTGCCAGCCACTCCGTTGTTCTCCTTa CTGGTAATGTTGTTTGCTCTTGGGGTCGTGGTGAGGATGGTCAGTTGGGGCATGGTGATGCTGAAGATCGACTTCTTCCAACCGTGCTGAGTGCACTGAATGACCATGAAATAGTCTCTGTTACTAGTGGAGCTGATCATACAACTGCCTATTCTGAAACATTAGCACAAGTATACAGCTGGGGATG GGGTGATTTTGGTAGACTTGGTCATGGTAATTCCAGTGATGTATTTACACCACAACCAATCAAAGCATTACAAGGCCTGAAAATTAAGCAAATTGCTTGTGGAGATAGTCATTGTTTGGCAGTGACTATACATGGTGATGTTCAAAG TTGGGGGCGTAATCAAAATGGGCAGCTTGGGCTTGGCAACACGGAGGACTCACTTATTCCACAGAAAATCCAAGCTTTCGAG GGAATATCTGTGAAAATGGTTGCCGCTGGTGCAGAGCATACAGCTGCTGTGACCGATGATGGGGAGCTCTATGGATGGGGGTGGGGTCGATATGGGAATTTGGGATTAGGTGACAGGAATGATCGCCTTGTTCCTCAAAGAGTTGATGCTACAGAT GGACAAAAGATGGCACTAGTTGCCTGTGGGTGGCGCCACACAAtctcagtttcttcttctgGGAGATTGTATACCTATGGGTGGAGCAAATATGGTCAGCTAGGACATGGTGATTATGAGGATCACCTTGTTCCTCATTTATTGGAAGCCCTCAGTAATGATTGCATTTCTCAG ATATCTGGTGGCTGGCGACATACCATGGCTTTAACATCTGATGGAAGGCTTTATGGCTGGGGATGGAATAAG TTCGGGCAGGTTGGTGTTGGTGACTTCATTGATCATTGTTCTCCACAGGAAGTTAAATTTCCATCTGAACAG AAGGTAGTCCAGGTTTCCTGTGGATGGAGGCACACCTTAGCAATTACAGACAAAGGAAATGTGTTCTCCTGGGGTAGGGGCACATGTGGTCAACTAGGACATGGTGACTCCATTGATAG AAATCTTCCCAAGGTCATTGAAGTGTTGAGTGTAGATGGATCTGGTTGTGAGCAGATGGACTATTCAAGGACTGATCCTTTATCAG GCAAATCTTTGGTGTCACCAACGGATCGATATGCAGTTGTCCCTGATGATAAT CAGACAGGAACATCGTTGATGGAATCTAAGAGCACAAGCAGTGATGCCAGTGTCCCAGGGAGTGATGTAAAGCGAGTTCGAGTATAA
- the LOC116254627 gene encoding ultraviolet-B receptor UVR8 isoform X1: MAEDEVSSGRTSRRVILISAGASHSVVLLTGNVVCSWGRGEDGQLGHGDAEDRLLPTVLSALNDHEIVSVTSGADHTTAYSETLAQVYSWGWGDFGRLGHGNSSDVFTPQPIKALQGLKIKQIACGDSHCLAVTIHGDVQSWGRNQNGQLGLGNTEDSLIPQKIQAFEGISVKMVAAGAEHTAAVTDDGELYGWGWGRYGNLGLGDRNDRLVPQRVDATDGQKMALVACGWRHTISVSSSGRLYTYGWSKYGQLGHGDYEDHLVPHLLEALSNDCISQISGGWRHTMALTSDGRLYGWGWNKFGQVGVGDFIDHCSPQEVKFPSEQQKVVQVSCGWRHTLAITDKGNVFSWGRGTCGQLGHGDSIDRNLPKVIEVLSVDGSGCEQMDYSRTDPLSGKSLVSPTDRYAVVPDDNQTGTSLMESKSTSSDASVPGSDVKRVRV; the protein is encoded by the exons ATGGCAGAGGACGAGGTGAGCAGCGGTAGGACATCGCGGAGGGTTATCCTCATCTCCGCCGGTGCCAGCCACTCCGTTGTTCTCCTTa CTGGTAATGTTGTTTGCTCTTGGGGTCGTGGTGAGGATGGTCAGTTGGGGCATGGTGATGCTGAAGATCGACTTCTTCCAACCGTGCTGAGTGCACTGAATGACCATGAAATAGTCTCTGTTACTAGTGGAGCTGATCATACAACTGCCTATTCTGAAACATTAGCACAAGTATACAGCTGGGGATG GGGTGATTTTGGTAGACTTGGTCATGGTAATTCCAGTGATGTATTTACACCACAACCAATCAAAGCATTACAAGGCCTGAAAATTAAGCAAATTGCTTGTGGAGATAGTCATTGTTTGGCAGTGACTATACATGGTGATGTTCAAAG TTGGGGGCGTAATCAAAATGGGCAGCTTGGGCTTGGCAACACGGAGGACTCACTTATTCCACAGAAAATCCAAGCTTTCGAG GGAATATCTGTGAAAATGGTTGCCGCTGGTGCAGAGCATACAGCTGCTGTGACCGATGATGGGGAGCTCTATGGATGGGGGTGGGGTCGATATGGGAATTTGGGATTAGGTGACAGGAATGATCGCCTTGTTCCTCAAAGAGTTGATGCTACAGAT GGACAAAAGATGGCACTAGTTGCCTGTGGGTGGCGCCACACAAtctcagtttcttcttctgGGAGATTGTATACCTATGGGTGGAGCAAATATGGTCAGCTAGGACATGGTGATTATGAGGATCACCTTGTTCCTCATTTATTGGAAGCCCTCAGTAATGATTGCATTTCTCAG ATATCTGGTGGCTGGCGACATACCATGGCTTTAACATCTGATGGAAGGCTTTATGGCTGGGGATGGAATAAG TTCGGGCAGGTTGGTGTTGGTGACTTCATTGATCATTGTTCTCCACAGGAAGTTAAATTTCCATCTGAACAG CAGAAGGTAGTCCAGGTTTCCTGTGGATGGAGGCACACCTTAGCAATTACAGACAAAGGAAATGTGTTCTCCTGGGGTAGGGGCACATGTGGTCAACTAGGACATGGTGACTCCATTGATAG AAATCTTCCCAAGGTCATTGAAGTGTTGAGTGTAGATGGATCTGGTTGTGAGCAGATGGACTATTCAAGGACTGATCCTTTATCAG GCAAATCTTTGGTGTCACCAACGGATCGATATGCAGTTGTCCCTGATGATAAT CAGACAGGAACATCGTTGATGGAATCTAAGAGCACAAGCAGTGATGCCAGTGTCCCAGGGAGTGATGTAAAGCGAGTTCGAGTATAA
- the LOC116254627 gene encoding ultraviolet-B receptor UVR8 isoform X3, which yields MAEDEVSSGRTSRRVILISAGASHSVVLLTGNVVCSWGRGEDGQLGHGDAEDRLLPTVLSALNDHEIVSVTSGADHTTAYSETLAQVYSWGWGDFGRLGHGNSSDVFTPQPIKALQGLKIKQIACGDSHCLAVTIHGDVQSWGRNQNGQLGLGNTEDSLIPQKIQAFEGISVKMVAAGAEHTAAVTDDGELYGWGWGRYGNLGLGDRNDRLVPQRVDATDGQKMALVACGWRHTISVSSSGRLYTYGWSKYGQLGHGDYEDHLVPHLLEALSNDCISQISGGWRHTMALTSDGRLYGWGWNKFGQVGVGDFIDHCSPQEVKFPSEQQKVVQVSCGWRHTLAITDKGNVFSWGRGTCGQLGHGDSIDRNLPKVIEVLSVDGSGCEQMDYSRTDPLSGKSLVSPTDRYAVVPDDNTGTSLMESKSTSSDASVPGSDVKRVRV from the exons ATGGCAGAGGACGAGGTGAGCAGCGGTAGGACATCGCGGAGGGTTATCCTCATCTCCGCCGGTGCCAGCCACTCCGTTGTTCTCCTTa CTGGTAATGTTGTTTGCTCTTGGGGTCGTGGTGAGGATGGTCAGTTGGGGCATGGTGATGCTGAAGATCGACTTCTTCCAACCGTGCTGAGTGCACTGAATGACCATGAAATAGTCTCTGTTACTAGTGGAGCTGATCATACAACTGCCTATTCTGAAACATTAGCACAAGTATACAGCTGGGGATG GGGTGATTTTGGTAGACTTGGTCATGGTAATTCCAGTGATGTATTTACACCACAACCAATCAAAGCATTACAAGGCCTGAAAATTAAGCAAATTGCTTGTGGAGATAGTCATTGTTTGGCAGTGACTATACATGGTGATGTTCAAAG TTGGGGGCGTAATCAAAATGGGCAGCTTGGGCTTGGCAACACGGAGGACTCACTTATTCCACAGAAAATCCAAGCTTTCGAG GGAATATCTGTGAAAATGGTTGCCGCTGGTGCAGAGCATACAGCTGCTGTGACCGATGATGGGGAGCTCTATGGATGGGGGTGGGGTCGATATGGGAATTTGGGATTAGGTGACAGGAATGATCGCCTTGTTCCTCAAAGAGTTGATGCTACAGAT GGACAAAAGATGGCACTAGTTGCCTGTGGGTGGCGCCACACAAtctcagtttcttcttctgGGAGATTGTATACCTATGGGTGGAGCAAATATGGTCAGCTAGGACATGGTGATTATGAGGATCACCTTGTTCCTCATTTATTGGAAGCCCTCAGTAATGATTGCATTTCTCAG ATATCTGGTGGCTGGCGACATACCATGGCTTTAACATCTGATGGAAGGCTTTATGGCTGGGGATGGAATAAG TTCGGGCAGGTTGGTGTTGGTGACTTCATTGATCATTGTTCTCCACAGGAAGTTAAATTTCCATCTGAACAG CAGAAGGTAGTCCAGGTTTCCTGTGGATGGAGGCACACCTTAGCAATTACAGACAAAGGAAATGTGTTCTCCTGGGGTAGGGGCACATGTGGTCAACTAGGACATGGTGACTCCATTGATAG AAATCTTCCCAAGGTCATTGAAGTGTTGAGTGTAGATGGATCTGGTTGTGAGCAGATGGACTATTCAAGGACTGATCCTTTATCAG GCAAATCTTTGGTGTCACCAACGGATCGATATGCAGTTGTCCCTGATGATAAT ACAGGAACATCGTTGATGGAATCTAAGAGCACAAGCAGTGATGCCAGTGTCCCAGGGAGTGATGTAAAGCGAGTTCGAGTATAA